The following is a genomic window from Thioclava electrotropha.
CGAGCACCGCAACACGCGACAGGCCATGCCGTTCGAGCGCATGAAGCGCCGCAAGCCCGGTATTGCCATAGATGCAGAACCCCATCGCCCGCGTGCGCGTCGCATGGTGCCCCGGCGGGCGGGTCGCGACGAAGACGCGCTTGGCCTCGCCCGAGAGGACAAGATCGACCGCCTGCAAGGCACCGCCTGCGCCCAGACGGCTTGCACGGCGCGACCCGGGCGAGACATGGGTGTCCGAGTCGAGATCGGCATGCTCTTGCCGCGCGAAGACCTCTTCGAGCGCTTCGAGATAGGCCGGATCATGGCCCAGCAGGAGGTCCTCGTCACTGGCCTCGCGTGCCTCGATGACGGGCAGCTCCATCTCGTCGATCAGTCCGCGCACCGTCTCCAGCCGCCACGGACGCTCGCGATGATGAGGCCCGGTATCGTGACCGAGGCAATCCTCGTGGGTGATCGTGACGAAACTGCTCATGAAGGTCTCCAGAGAAGGGGCGTATCGGGGCTATAGGCGCGAGTCGGACCCCGCCGCACCGTTGCGAGAACGGTGCTGCCCGTTGCGAAGCTGCGTCAGCCTTGGGGAAATGACAAGCACCCCCGGCGGAGGAAACACGCGTCCGCCGTGACTTTGAAGGGACGTCGCCTAAACGCGGCGCATTGCTGTCAGCAGGGCGGCCCGATCAGAAACACGGGCGGCAGTTCGCGCGCGCGGCGCTCTGCCAGCCGTTGTTTTGCGGTGGCCAGCTTGACCTGCGTGACCTCAAAGCGCACCAGCGCCCGGCTGCGCGCGTCATAGAGCCGCCGTATCGGTGAACCCGGATTTCCGATCATTCCCGGACGGCGGTCTGCACTCGGCGGAAACCAGTCGTTCAAGGCGACAAGCGCGTCTCGCCACGCTCTGTCCGCCTCGATGTAACGCTCGAACGCAAGACGCAAGGCGCGGCGGCGCGTCGTGAGTTCCGGTCGCATTTTCTCTCCTCCCCCAGAAGATTCGACATCTTCCAATTATAGCAGAAACGCGGCGAGTCGTCAGGTTTTGCTGGGCTCCGCGGCGATCACCGTCTC
Proteins encoded in this region:
- a CDS encoding histone deacetylase family protein, with amino-acid sequence MSSFVTITHEDCLGHDTGPHHRERPWRLETVRGLIDEMELPVIEAREASDEDLLLGHDPAYLEALEEVFARQEHADLDSDTHVSPGSRRASRLGAGGALQAVDLVLSGEAKRVFVATRPPGHHATRTRAMGFCIYGNTGLAALHALERHGLSRVAVLDFDVHHGNGTQDILWDEPRSLFISSHQEPKSLWPGTGARSETGAHDNVLNLPLASGSGASEMKVAWEDGLARLEAFKPELIIVSAGFDAHREDDISGLLWTAGDYWWLTNAIRGVARRCCEGRIVSCLEGGYNPTALAEGAAAHLEALAR